One stretch of Pseudomonas fragi DNA includes these proteins:
- a CDS encoding type III PLP-dependent enzyme yields the protein MSIQVEDYYARDTFQKMKAFADTQETPFVVIDTAMISKAYDDLRAGFEFAKVYYAVKANPAVEIIDLLRDKGSNFDIASIYELDKVMAQGVGPDRISYGNTIKKSKDIRYFYEKGVRLFSTDSEADLRNIAKAAPGSKIYVRILTEGSTTADWPLSRKFGCQTDMAMDLLILARDLGLVPYGISFHVGSQQRDISVWDAAIAKVKVIFERLKEEDGIVLKLINMGGGFPANYITRTNSLETYAEEIIRFLKEDFGDDLPEIILEPGRSLIANAGILVSEVVLVARKSRTAVERWVYTDVGKFSGLIETMDEAIKFPIWTEKKGEMEEVVIAGPTCDSADIMYENYKYGLPLNLAIGDRLYWLSTGAYTTSYSAVEFNGFPPLKSFYL from the coding sequence ATGTCGATTCAGGTCGAAGACTATTACGCGCGCGATACCTTCCAGAAAATGAAGGCCTTCGCTGACACCCAGGAAACCCCGTTCGTGGTGATCGACACCGCCATGATCAGCAAGGCCTACGATGACCTGCGTGCAGGCTTCGAATTCGCCAAGGTGTACTACGCCGTCAAAGCCAACCCGGCGGTCGAAATCATCGACTTGCTGCGCGACAAAGGTTCGAACTTCGACATCGCCTCGATCTACGAGTTGGACAAGGTGATGGCCCAAGGCGTTGGCCCGGACCGCATCAGCTACGGCAACACCATCAAGAAATCCAAGGACATTCGTTACTTCTACGAGAAAGGCGTGCGCCTGTTCTCCACTGACTCAGAAGCCGACCTGCGCAACATCGCCAAGGCAGCACCGGGCTCGAAAATCTATGTGCGCATCCTGACCGAAGGCTCGACCACGGCTGACTGGCCACTGTCGCGCAAATTCGGCTGCCAGACCGACATGGCCATGGACCTGCTGATCCTGGCCCGCGACCTGGGCCTGGTGCCTTACGGCATTTCGTTCCACGTTGGCTCCCAGCAACGCGATATCAGCGTGTGGGATGCGGCCATTGCCAAGGTCAAGGTGATCTTCGAGCGTCTTAAAGAAGAAGACGGCATCGTCCTCAAGCTGATCAACATGGGCGGCGGCTTCCCGGCCAACTACATCACCCGCACCAACAGCCTGGAAACCTACGCTGAAGAAATCATCCGCTTTCTCAAGGAAGACTTCGGTGACGACCTGCCGGAAATCATCCTGGAGCCGGGCCGCTCGCTGATTGCCAACGCCGGGATCCTGGTCAGCGAAGTGGTACTGGTTGCGCGTAAATCGCGCACTGCCGTTGAGCGTTGGGTATACACCGATGTGGGCAAATTCTCGGGCCTGATCGAAACCATGGATGAAGCCATCAAGTTCCCGATCTGGACCGAGAAAAAAGGCGAAATGGAAGAAGTGGTGATCGCCGGTCCAACCTGCGACAGCGCCGATATCATGTATGAAAACTACAAGTACGGCCTGCCCCTGAACCTGGCCATCGGTGACCGCCTCTACTGGCTGTCGACCGGTGCCTACACCACCAGCTACAGCGCCGTCGAATTCAACGGTTTCCCGCCGCTGAAGTCGTTCTACCTGTAA